The nucleotide sequence GGCTCGGAGGTACATTGAGGTACTGCCACGTGTGGTTGTACTTGGGCACGCCGTCTGCCTCGTGGCTCTCCCCCGGTTCCAGCGGATCGAAGTACTCTTCGGCGGGAAAGAATTGGGTGACCGGGGCAGCCCCGTCCCAGGTCTGGTAGACGAGTTGGATTCGCACGACACACTCCCGTCGGGACTGCTCGAACCGACAAGTAAACAAGTATGTTCCGCCTAGCACAACTCTTCCTCCCGCGTGTGCGATGGCTCCTAGCACAACGGGTTATCACTTCTCCATCAGGAGGAGCCTCCCACCGGCCGTGCGCCAATCTCTTGAAACTGCGAGGCAGCGAGCAGGTGGAGTCTTTCTTGGGCACATGATCGGCACAAGCCGACCGGTGAAACCTCCACCGCACTGGCGCGGCCCCCGTTCTGAACCGCTACCCGCACGGTGCAGGTGTTGCCCCACCAGCCGACTCGCGCCGACCATGTGCCCAAGAACCGATTGTCTACATTTTACCCATCAAATTCAGTGCCTGCAAGAACACAAGTGTCTTTTTATCCACATGCCCATTTCTAGCCGCGTGACGCGCGCGACCGTCGCGGCTACAATCGTTGGCATCCCCCGAGGGTCCGACATGCGGAAGCCGTTCGCCATTTATCACGAGCACCCCGACTGGTTCCGCCCGCTGTTCGCGGAACTGGAGCGCCGGGACATCCCGTTCGTTCGCCTCGATCCGCGGGCGCACGTCTACGACTCGGGCGAGCACTCGTCGCCCTACGCGCTCGTATTCAACCGCATGAGCCCGTCCGCCTACTTGCGCGGCGGGGTACAGGGGATGTTCTTCACGGTCGGGTTCATGGCCCACCTGGAGCGCCTCGGCGTGCCGGTCGTGAACGGGTTGAACGGTTTCTCCACCGAGATTTCCAAGGCCCGGCAGCTCACATTGCTCGAATCGCTCGGGCTGCCGTACCCGCGGTCGCGCGTGATTAATCACTCGTCGAAGGCGGTGGAGGCAAGCGAGGGCTTGCGCTTCCCCGTAGTGGTGAAGGCCAACATCGGCGGGAGCGGCGCGGGGATCGTGAAGTTCGCGTCGCGCGACGTTCTCGTGGCGGCAGTCGAAGCGAACCAGCTCGATTTCGGGGTCGATCACACCGCGCTCGTGCAAGAGTTCGTCCCGGCACGCGGCGGGCACATCACCCGCGTCGAAACGCTCGGCGGAAAATTCCTCTACGCGATCAAGGTTTACACTACCGGCGAATCGTTCAACCTGTGCCCCGCGGACATCTGCCAGCGCGCGGACGGCGTCGAACTGGTCCGCGCCGCGTGCCCCATTGACGCGCCGAAAACCGGGCTGAAGGTGGAGGGCTACACGCCCCCGCCCGAGGTGATCGCAGCGTGCGAGAAGATCATGCAGACGGCGGGAATTGATGTCGGCGGGATCGAGTACATGGTTGACGATCGAGACGGCAAAATCGTCTATTACGATGTCAACGCGCTCTCCAACTTCGTGGCCGATGCGGTGAACGTGGTCGGGTTCGATCCGTTCGCCCGGCTCGTCGATTATCTGGTGGCGCGGGCGAAATAGCCCACCCGCTCGTGCGTGCGGAGATGAGCGCCTCTTGGCGAACGGCCGGTGTAAGCCGGCCGGTGAGAGGCCCGAAGCCCATTCGGTGAACCCCGCCCGCAAGGGCGGTGGGTGACATCGCACAAGAGGTTATCCCGCCCGCAAGGATAACAGGTGGACCGCGGGTAGTTGTTGGTGAACCCCGCCCGCAAGGGCGGTGGGTGGACGTACAAGGCGCGAGCATCACGCCTTGTGGGATCGAACGACCCGCCGCCCTTGCGGGCGGGGTTCACCGCGCCCCAACACACGCAACAACCAGCCACCAGCCGGCTTACACCGGCCGTTCGCCAAGAGACTCCAGGCGAACCGCGAGTGTTAACGAGCGGGTGGTGAAACGCAACTGTAGACACCGGCCCTGAACTGATCCGCTTGGTGGGCCGTGCCCACCTCACAAGAGGCACACATGCGCTACGGTTACTGGATGCCCGTGTTCGGTGGGTGGCTGCGCAACGTCGACGACGAGAACATGGCGCCCACGTGGGAGTACAGCAAACGGCTCGCGATCCGCAGCGAGCAGATCGGGTTCGACCTCTCGCTCGTCGCGGAACTGAACCTCAACGACATCAAGGGCGAAGAGGCCCCGTCCCTCGATGCGTGGAGCACGGCCGCGGCGCTCACCGCGGTCACGTCCAAGCTGGAACTGATGGTCGCGGTGCGCCCCACGTTCCACAGCCCCGCGCTCCTGGCGAAACAGGCCGCGAACATCGATCATATCGGCGGGGGCGGGCGCCTGTCGCTGAACGTCGTTTCGAGCTGGTGGAAGGACGAGGCCACCAAGTACGGCGTCCACTTCGAGCAGCACGACGACCGCTACGCCAGGACCGCCGAATGGCTCTCCGTGCTCGATGGCGTGTGGAAGCAGGACCACTTCAGCTTCGAGGGGAAGTATTACCGCGTGCAGGACAACGTGCTCCAGCCGAAGCCCGCGAGCAAGCCGCGCCCGGTGATTTACGCTGGAGGTGAATCGGAAACCGCGAAGAACCTGATCGCAAAAACCTGCGACGCCTACGTGATGCACGGCGACCCGCCCGAGCGCATCGCCGAGAAGATCGCGGACATGCGCCGGCGCCGCGAGGGTTTCGGCCTGGGGCCGATGAT is from Gemmata palustris and encodes:
- a CDS encoding ATP-grasp domain-containing protein; this encodes MRKPFAIYHEHPDWFRPLFAELERRDIPFVRLDPRAHVYDSGEHSSPYALVFNRMSPSAYLRGGVQGMFFTVGFMAHLERLGVPVVNGLNGFSTEISKARQLTLLESLGLPYPRSRVINHSSKAVEASEGLRFPVVVKANIGGSGAGIVKFASRDVLVAAVEANQLDFGVDHTALVQEFVPARGGHITRVETLGGKFLYAIKVYTTGESFNLCPADICQRADGVELVRAACPIDAPKTGLKVEGYTPPPEVIAACEKIMQTAGIDVGGIEYMVDDRDGKIVYYDVNALSNFVADAVNVVGFDPFARLVDYLVARAK
- a CDS encoding LLM class flavin-dependent oxidoreductase; protein product: MRYGYWMPVFGGWLRNVDDENMAPTWEYSKRLAIRSEQIGFDLSLVAELNLNDIKGEEAPSLDAWSTAAALTAVTSKLELMVAVRPTFHSPALLAKQAANIDHIGGGGRLSLNVVSSWWKDEATKYGVHFEQHDDRYARTAEWLSVLDGVWKQDHFSFEGKYYRVQDNVLQPKPASKPRPVIYAGGESETAKNLIAKTCDAYVMHGDPPERIAEKIADMRRRREGFGLGPMIYGVAGYSIVRGTEAEAKNELSRITDVKQSAAGYHNYQQWLAGTQLEQRVSLEDYSVSNRGLRSGLIGTPQQVLDRVKAFEAAGVNLLLLQCSPQLEEMERFAEEVIRPSR